A genomic window from Cutibacterium acnes includes:
- a CDS encoding Rne/Rng family ribonuclease: protein MLDETDNTTLNSGGNSTSGIPAPRRRRAASRPAGAPAPVETMGTPVAIAAAGSGGSIVTSDVEVSDLPRPPMGRRRKATSTPRDVKTDVPKVVALEPTPEEPESADTRTEEKPRRTRRGASETAPSTEAERGTSQRRRATRRRSSRTAEKVEETTEATTATNKGDGADDDPINVALTEAKARARNHKVEGALANPFGFKEGEERSASDILDSLAVEIGGGEAAMPKRRRRRATRPSEAGSHSAETSGSTDKVAPVEEDKGEVKDRHSSDKKSEKSDYDTTDAVEETAADTEEDGQNRRRRRRGGRRRRRSEDTEDSASEDESSDSDDSQTSSDNDSESSSSDATHRRRRRRRRRGEDISGSDDDPSDVVIKVREPRSRQSVADEVTGIEGSTRVEAKKQRRREGRAAGRRRSAVITDAEFLARRESVDRKMIVRQSDDYSQLAVLEDGVLVEHYVDRASATSSIGNIYLGKVQNVLPSMEAAFIDIGRGRNAVLYAGEVDWAKYGKEGEDKRIEHVLKSGDQVLVQVTKDPVGAKGARLTSHISVPGRFVVYSPGGHLSGISRKLADSERKRLKKIVENNIPSDASVIVRTAAEGATEEDLVRDINRLKVQWEVIERKVSNSKAPLMLYTEPDLTVRIIRDLFTADFSELVIAGNGGPDDAYDTIKAYVDHVAPEMTSRLIHWEHTDKDPFAEYRIDEQVAKALERKVYLPSGGSLVIDRTEAMTVIDVNTGKFTGSAGNLEATVTANNLEAAEEIVRQLRLRDIGGIIVIDFIDMVLPTNRELLVRRLTECLGRDRTRHQVAEVTSLGLVQMTRKKIGTGLAEAFTEQCEACGGRGYRRFDKPVDSQAPADGGERSKGRGRGHKGSSGKSHSK from the coding sequence GTGCTCGACGAGACTGACAACACCACACTGAACTCTGGCGGGAATTCCACTAGTGGAATTCCCGCTCCTCGACGTCGTCGGGCCGCGTCGCGCCCCGCTGGGGCTCCGGCCCCCGTCGAGACGATGGGCACGCCCGTGGCGATTGCTGCCGCAGGATCAGGTGGTTCGATTGTTACTTCCGATGTGGAGGTTTCTGATCTGCCGCGTCCTCCGATGGGGCGACGTCGCAAGGCGACGAGCACTCCGCGCGACGTTAAGACTGATGTTCCGAAGGTCGTCGCCCTAGAGCCGACGCCGGAGGAGCCCGAGTCCGCGGACACAAGGACCGAGGAGAAGCCGCGTCGTACCCGTCGTGGTGCTTCTGAAACCGCGCCGTCCACCGAGGCAGAGCGGGGTACCTCCCAGCGTCGTCGCGCCACTCGCCGTCGCTCCTCTCGAACCGCAGAAAAGGTCGAGGAAACGACTGAGGCGACGACCGCGACCAATAAGGGCGATGGTGCTGACGACGATCCCATCAATGTCGCACTGACTGAAGCCAAGGCCCGGGCTCGTAACCACAAGGTTGAGGGTGCCCTAGCTAACCCCTTTGGATTTAAAGAAGGCGAAGAGCGCTCAGCGAGCGACATCCTCGACTCTCTGGCCGTTGAGATCGGTGGGGGAGAGGCTGCTATGCCGAAGCGCCGTCGCCGTCGTGCCACTCGACCTTCCGAGGCTGGTAGTCACTCTGCGGAGACCTCCGGGAGTACTGACAAGGTGGCCCCGGTTGAGGAGGATAAGGGCGAGGTCAAGGACCGCCACAGTTCCGATAAGAAGAGCGAGAAGTCTGATTACGACACCACGGATGCGGTGGAGGAGACTGCCGCTGACACCGAGGAGGACGGCCAGAACCGTCGTCGCCGTCGTCGCGGTGGACGTCGCCGTCGTCGCAGTGAAGATACCGAGGACAGCGCATCCGAGGACGAGTCGAGCGATAGTGACGACTCACAGACCAGCTCTGACAATGATTCTGAGTCCAGTAGCTCGGACGCCACCCACCGTCGTCGTCGCCGCCGTCGTCGTCGTGGCGAAGACATCAGCGGTTCTGACGATGATCCCAGCGACGTCGTCATCAAGGTGCGCGAGCCGAGGTCGCGTCAGTCGGTGGCTGATGAGGTCACTGGCATCGAGGGTTCGACCCGTGTCGAGGCTAAGAAGCAGCGTCGTCGGGAAGGACGTGCCGCCGGACGTCGCCGCAGTGCCGTCATCACCGACGCGGAGTTCCTGGCCCGTCGCGAGTCGGTCGACCGCAAGATGATTGTGCGTCAGTCTGATGACTACTCTCAGCTGGCGGTGCTGGAAGATGGGGTGCTCGTTGAGCATTACGTTGATCGCGCTTCTGCCACCTCCTCGATCGGCAATATCTACCTGGGCAAAGTGCAGAACGTCCTGCCGTCGATGGAGGCCGCCTTCATTGACATTGGTCGTGGTCGCAACGCTGTGCTCTACGCCGGAGAGGTTGATTGGGCCAAGTATGGCAAGGAGGGCGAGGATAAGCGCATCGAGCACGTGCTAAAGTCCGGTGACCAGGTTCTGGTACAGGTCACCAAGGATCCGGTGGGTGCCAAGGGTGCCCGTTTGACCAGCCATATTTCGGTACCCGGACGCTTTGTCGTCTATTCGCCTGGCGGCCACCTTTCGGGGATTTCTCGCAAGCTGGCTGATTCGGAGCGCAAACGCCTTAAGAAAATCGTTGAGAACAACATCCCGTCGGATGCTTCCGTCATCGTGCGCACTGCCGCGGAAGGAGCCACCGAGGAAGACCTGGTCCGTGACATTAACCGTCTTAAGGTTCAGTGGGAGGTCATTGAGCGCAAGGTCAGCAACAGCAAAGCTCCGCTGATGCTATACACCGAGCCTGATTTAACGGTGCGTATCATCCGCGACTTGTTCACTGCGGACTTCTCCGAGCTTGTCATCGCCGGCAACGGTGGCCCCGATGACGCCTACGACACCATTAAGGCCTACGTTGATCACGTGGCTCCGGAGATGACGTCGCGGCTAATCCATTGGGAGCACACCGACAAGGACCCCTTTGCCGAGTACCGCATTGACGAGCAGGTCGCGAAGGCTTTGGAGCGCAAGGTTTACCTCCCGTCGGGAGGGTCCCTTGTCATTGACCGCACCGAGGCTATGACGGTGATCGACGTCAATACCGGAAAGTTCACCGGGTCAGCGGGTAACCTTGAGGCCACTGTCACCGCTAACAACTTGGAGGCGGCTGAGGAGATCGTGCGTCAGCTACGACTGCGCGATATTGGCGGAATCATCGTCATTGACTTCATCGACATGGTGCTGCCGACCAACCGTGAACTTCTTGTGCGTCGTCTCACCGAATGCCTGGGCCGGGATCGTACCCGACACCAGGTCGCTGAGGTGACATCGCTGGGCTTAGTTCAAATGACTCGCAAGAAGATCGGTACCGGGCTGGCTGAGGCTTTCACTGAGCAGTGCGAGGCCTGTGGCGGTCGCGGCTACCGCCGCTTCGATAAGCCGGTCGATTCCCAGGCTCCGGCCGACGGTGGCGAGCGCTCGAAGGGTCGTGGTCGCGGTCATAAAGGCTCGTCGGGCAAGTCCCACTCCAAGTGA
- the obgE gene encoding GTPase ObgE: MAIPSFVDRATLTAVAGKGGHGCASVKREKFKPLGGPDGGNGGHGGSVILRVDPQVTTLVDYHWQSTRKATNGESGRGDNQAGANGSDMILAVPEGTVVSDADTGELLGDLVGVGAELVVAAGGRGGLGNAALANSARKAPGFALLGEAGEERKILLELKVVADIGLVGFPSAGKSSLIAAISRAKPKIADYPFTTLVPNLGVVVAGETTYTVADVPGLIPGASVGKGLGFDFLRHIERCRAIVHVIDCATYEPGRDPVSDLDVIEGELIAHGGLEDRPRLVVLNKVDVPDAADLADIIFDDVAERGWPVFRVSTKSGEGLNSLKFAMAELVEKARDNEPEPEPERIVIRPEPKNERQAFSIKRQGDGEGGFLWRVTGDKPTRWVAQTDFNNPEAVGYLSDRLNRLGVEEELLAVGAIAGDAVAVGGEDAVIFDFAPQIESGAELLSRRGEDQRLKSERPSATRRREMDREYHRAREEYGQVGRDLRGESWRARVAEEEWFEGRD, translated from the coding sequence ATGGCCATCCCGTCCTTCGTGGACCGCGCGACGCTGACCGCCGTGGCGGGCAAGGGAGGACATGGCTGCGCCTCTGTCAAGCGTGAGAAGTTCAAGCCGTTGGGGGGCCCCGACGGTGGCAACGGCGGCCATGGCGGGTCTGTAATCTTGCGCGTTGATCCTCAAGTGACGACTCTTGTGGACTATCACTGGCAGTCCACCCGTAAGGCGACGAATGGCGAGTCCGGACGCGGTGATAACCAGGCTGGGGCCAATGGATCCGACATGATCTTGGCCGTCCCAGAGGGCACGGTCGTCTCTGACGCTGACACGGGCGAGCTGCTAGGAGACCTCGTTGGGGTGGGGGCTGAACTCGTCGTTGCGGCTGGTGGTCGCGGTGGCCTCGGTAACGCAGCTCTTGCGAACTCGGCTCGCAAGGCTCCCGGTTTTGCCCTGCTCGGTGAGGCCGGGGAGGAACGCAAGATCCTGCTCGAGCTCAAGGTGGTCGCCGACATCGGCTTGGTGGGATTTCCTTCGGCGGGAAAGTCCAGCCTCATCGCGGCGATCTCGCGGGCTAAGCCGAAGATTGCTGACTACCCATTCACCACCCTGGTGCCGAACTTAGGTGTGGTCGTCGCGGGGGAGACAACATATACCGTTGCCGACGTGCCCGGCCTCATTCCAGGGGCGTCTGTGGGAAAGGGGCTGGGATTCGATTTTTTGCGCCACATTGAGCGGTGCCGAGCCATCGTCCACGTCATTGACTGCGCCACCTACGAGCCTGGCCGCGACCCGGTCAGTGATCTCGACGTTATTGAAGGGGAGCTTATTGCCCACGGTGGGCTTGAGGATCGTCCGCGCCTGGTGGTGCTCAACAAGGTTGACGTTCCTGATGCCGCTGATCTAGCCGATATCATCTTCGATGACGTCGCCGAGCGTGGCTGGCCGGTATTTCGAGTCTCGACGAAATCGGGGGAAGGGCTTAATTCGCTCAAATTCGCGATGGCCGAGTTGGTCGAGAAGGCCCGCGACAACGAGCCTGAGCCCGAGCCGGAGCGCATCGTCATTCGACCCGAGCCCAAGAATGAGCGCCAGGCTTTCTCCATCAAACGTCAGGGTGACGGCGAAGGCGGGTTCCTGTGGCGCGTGACTGGCGACAAACCGACTCGCTGGGTTGCCCAGACTGACTTCAACAATCCAGAGGCCGTCGGATACTTGTCGGATCGCCTGAATCGTTTGGGTGTCGAGGAGGAATTGTTGGCTGTGGGCGCCATCGCTGGTGACGCTGTCGCTGTCGGTGGTGAGGACGCCGTCATTTTCGACTTTGCCCCGCAGATTGAGTCGGGCGCTGAGCTGCTGTCTCGCCGTGGCGAGGACCAGCGCTTGAAGTCCGAGCGTCCTTCGGCTACTCGTCGTCGGGAGATGGACCGCGAATATCATCGTGCCCGAGAGGAGTATGGTCAGGTCGGTCGTGACCTGCGTGGAGAGTCGTGGCGCGCCCGTGTTGCCGAAGAGGAGTGGTTCGAGGGCCGTGACTGA
- a CDS encoding TIGR03936 family radical SAM-associated protein → MSKRAQQQPEQQAPPQQRLRIRYAKRGTARFTSHRDFARAFERALNRAHIPMAYSSGFSPHPRISYANAAATGAASEAEYLEVALAEVCDPQKVLTVLGREMPPGMEVLEVAETDRTPFAELLTASAWLIEPTGDVPGLAEAVEAVMTAETVDVQRMTKSGVRTFDVRAALIGLDVANGCVRLMLRHVTPLVRPDDVLRALAKRCPAVDAARVTRLAQGACNEDASGVSTALADPFTGAAVTVW, encoded by the coding sequence ATGTCGAAGCGCGCGCAGCAACAGCCAGAGCAGCAGGCCCCGCCGCAGCAGCGGCTCAGGATCCGGTACGCCAAACGGGGTACTGCCAGATTTACCTCTCACCGTGACTTCGCTCGTGCCTTTGAGCGGGCCCTCAACCGGGCCCATATCCCGATGGCGTATTCGTCAGGATTTAGCCCACACCCGCGTATTTCCTATGCCAACGCGGCAGCTACCGGAGCAGCTTCTGAGGCAGAGTACCTCGAAGTGGCGCTGGCCGAGGTGTGCGATCCGCAGAAAGTTCTGACGGTCTTGGGTCGCGAGATGCCACCGGGAATGGAGGTGTTGGAGGTCGCTGAGACCGACCGCACTCCTTTCGCCGAGTTGTTGACAGCGTCTGCTTGGCTGATTGAACCTACTGGCGACGTGCCGGGGCTAGCGGAGGCGGTGGAGGCTGTTATGACGGCCGAAACCGTCGACGTGCAACGGATGACGAAGTCAGGTGTGCGTACTTTCGATGTCCGTGCCGCGCTTATCGGTCTGGACGTCGCCAACGGATGTGTGCGCCTTATGCTGCGCCACGTCACGCCGTTAGTTCGGCCTGATGATGTGCTGCGAGCCTTAGCCAAAAGGTGCCCGGCAGTCGATGCGGCGCGAGTGACGCGGCTGGCCCAAGGGGCTTGTAACGAGGACGCCAGCGGGGTGTCGACCGCACTGGCAGATCCGTTCACTGGTGCTGCCGTGACAGTGTGGTGA
- a CDS encoding TIGR03960 family B12-binding radical SAM protein has product MNTQDLLGRIEPLLSRVNKPIQYVGGEHNSIVKEWQDVDVRWVLMYPDAYEVGQPNQGVAILYEVLNERDWILAERTYSVWPDMEKQMRAAGIPQFTLDGHRPVRDFDIMSVSLSTELGYTNMLNAIDLAGIPVRQADRTDTDPIVLIGGHAAFNPEPVADFIDAAVLGDGEEACLEISEIIRDWKKEGCPGGREGLLVRLAATGGIYVPCFYDVEYLDDGTIGKVAPNRLEAPYTVSKHTVMDLDEWQYPKRPIVPVAETVHERYSVEIFRGCTRGCRFCQAGMITRPVRERSIDAIAQMVDGGLQATGLEEVGLLSLSSADHSEISDITKGLADRYEGTNVSLSLPSTRVDTFNIDLANELSRNGRRSGLTFAPEGGSERMRRVINKKVTEEDLIRTVATAFGNGWRQIKLYFMCGLPTETDEDVLGIHDMASHVVAAGRAAAGRKDIRCTISIGGFVPKPHTPFQWAAQASADEVDHRLSVLRDSIRADRQFGRSIGMRYHDGRPGIIEGLLSRGDRRVGNVIEAVWRDGGVFDGWNEYFSYDRWVACCERELEPLGVSLDWFTTRERDYEEVLPWDHLDSGLDRDWLWDDWQDALDGEAVNDCRWNPCYDCGVCPQMGTEIQVGPSGHPLIPLTPVVPDLAPSKEA; this is encoded by the coding sequence GTGAATACCCAGGATCTCCTTGGCCGGATTGAACCGCTGCTGTCCCGAGTTAATAAGCCCATCCAGTATGTGGGCGGGGAGCACAACAGCATCGTCAAGGAATGGCAGGACGTTGATGTTCGCTGGGTCTTGATGTATCCCGACGCGTATGAGGTTGGCCAGCCTAACCAGGGCGTGGCCATTCTCTACGAGGTGCTCAATGAGCGTGATTGGATCTTGGCTGAGCGCACCTATTCGGTGTGGCCGGATATGGAAAAGCAAATGAGGGCGGCCGGGATCCCCCAGTTTACTCTCGACGGTCACCGGCCAGTTCGCGATTTCGACATCATGTCGGTCTCCCTGTCTACGGAGTTGGGCTACACCAACATGCTCAACGCTATTGACCTGGCCGGTATCCCTGTTCGTCAAGCTGACCGCACCGACACTGACCCCATCGTCCTTATTGGCGGTCACGCTGCGTTCAACCCCGAGCCGGTAGCTGATTTCATCGATGCTGCTGTCCTCGGTGACGGTGAAGAGGCTTGTCTGGAGATTTCCGAGATCATCCGAGACTGGAAGAAAGAGGGTTGCCCTGGGGGTCGTGAAGGCCTGCTTGTGAGGCTTGCCGCAACAGGTGGGATCTACGTGCCGTGCTTTTATGACGTCGAGTACCTCGACGACGGGACTATTGGCAAGGTCGCCCCAAATCGTCTAGAGGCTCCTTATACTGTTTCCAAGCACACCGTCATGGATCTCGACGAGTGGCAGTATCCGAAACGTCCCATCGTGCCGGTGGCTGAAACTGTCCATGAGCGTTACTCGGTGGAAATCTTCCGGGGTTGTACTCGTGGTTGTCGGTTCTGTCAGGCGGGTATGATCACCCGTCCGGTGCGAGAGCGGTCGATCGATGCCATCGCCCAGATGGTCGATGGCGGACTGCAGGCTACCGGCCTGGAAGAAGTCGGGCTGTTGAGTCTGTCTAGCGCCGACCACTCGGAGATTTCCGACATTACCAAGGGGTTAGCTGATCGGTATGAGGGTACGAACGTTTCCCTGTCCCTGCCAAGCACCCGTGTCGATACTTTCAATATCGACCTAGCAAACGAGTTGAGCCGTAACGGTCGTCGTTCCGGTCTGACCTTCGCTCCTGAAGGCGGATCCGAGCGAATGCGTCGGGTTATCAATAAGAAGGTGACCGAGGAAGATCTCATTCGTACAGTTGCTACGGCCTTCGGAAACGGGTGGCGTCAGATCAAGCTGTATTTCATGTGCGGTCTGCCCACGGAGACTGACGAGGACGTGTTGGGGATTCACGACATGGCGTCCCACGTCGTTGCGGCTGGTCGAGCCGCTGCTGGGCGCAAAGATATTCGCTGCACGATCTCCATTGGTGGGTTCGTACCCAAGCCTCACACTCCGTTCCAGTGGGCTGCTCAAGCCTCTGCTGACGAGGTTGATCATCGTCTGTCGGTGCTGCGCGATTCCATCCGCGCCGATCGTCAGTTTGGTCGGTCGATAGGCATGCGCTACCACGACGGACGCCCAGGAATCATTGAGGGGTTGCTTTCGCGCGGTGACCGCCGTGTTGGCAACGTCATTGAGGCTGTGTGGCGCGACGGGGGAGTTTTTGACGGCTGGAATGAGTACTTCTCTTACGATCGCTGGGTTGCCTGCTGCGAGCGGGAACTTGAGCCGCTGGGCGTCTCACTGGATTGGTTTACTACCCGTGAGCGCGACTACGAGGAGGTACTGCCCTGGGACCACTTGGATTCTGGGCTCGATCGTGACTGGCTATGGGACGACTGGCAGGATGCTCTGGACGGCGAGGCCGTCAACGACTGTCGCTGGAATCCCTGCTATGACTGCGGGGTGTGCCCGCAGATGGGCACCGAGATTCAGGTAGGACCGTCGGGACATCCGCTGATCCCGCTGACGCCGGTGGTGCCTGATCTCGCACCGTCGAAGGAGGCGTGA
- a CDS encoding MDR family MFS transporter, with protein sequence MTATAAAAVKFRPDRRFWVVYFCLMMVMFLSSLDQTIVATALPTIVGDLSGVEHMAWVITAYTLAITVGMPLYGRLSDLIGRKTLYLIAIGLFLLGSALCGTAGAMITFIFYRFIQGLGGGGLMILSQAITGDLIPPRVRAAYMAPMGAMFGVSSVLGPLLGGWLTDSISWRWVFWINLPLGVVAWIACLFVLKLPKHELAAKIDWLGLTLMDAGAVAIVLLATWGGSQYDWLSWQIIGLGVITVVAWGLLPFVERRIEDPVLPLELFRNRTFVVSTIIGMLAMGAMFGVLAYLPTYMQMTYGYSATVSGLLLIPMTIGILLASTVTGLLTSRIGRYRIFIIIGPIVAAGGMVLMSTLNENSPVWRIMGDTFVLGLGMGMFFQLLVMAVQNDVRPTLLGTATSHNNFFRQIGVCLGASLIGVAFTTRLTNRVTDLFTSLAASKNPAVLKALGAMSSHHAAASLTPGAVNQMPDFIRNGIIEAYVNSLTPLFLWMAPMVAAAGLLAFLLKDVPLSHHTGLQMRAASEAEMEGAQEVPAVEGRENLSENGHGDFSDDLAGSSARRATDVTKAKPTPPRHSAGSNQPGQA encoded by the coding sequence ATGACCGCAACTGCTGCTGCCGCTGTCAAGTTCAGACCGGACCGTCGGTTCTGGGTTGTCTACTTCTGTCTCATGATGGTGATGTTCCTGTCCTCCTTGGACCAGACGATCGTCGCCACGGCTCTTCCGACCATCGTCGGTGACCTGTCCGGCGTCGAGCACATGGCATGGGTCATCACCGCTTATACGCTTGCTATCACGGTAGGCATGCCGCTATACGGCCGGTTGTCCGACCTTATTGGCCGCAAGACGCTTTATCTCATCGCCATTGGTCTATTTCTGTTGGGGTCTGCCCTCTGTGGTACCGCCGGCGCCATGATCACGTTCATTTTCTACCGCTTCATTCAGGGCCTGGGTGGTGGTGGCCTCATGATCTTGTCCCAGGCGATCACCGGAGACCTCATTCCGCCGCGCGTCCGCGCTGCTTACATGGCGCCGATGGGTGCGATGTTCGGCGTCTCCTCGGTGCTTGGGCCGCTTCTGGGCGGCTGGCTCACCGACTCGATCTCCTGGCGCTGGGTGTTCTGGATCAACCTGCCACTTGGCGTGGTGGCCTGGATCGCCTGCCTCTTTGTTCTTAAACTCCCCAAGCACGAACTGGCGGCCAAGATCGACTGGCTTGGACTGACTCTCATGGACGCCGGTGCCGTGGCGATCGTGCTGCTCGCCACCTGGGGCGGTTCCCAGTACGACTGGTTGTCGTGGCAAATCATCGGTCTGGGCGTCATCACGGTCGTAGCATGGGGTCTGCTGCCCTTTGTGGAGCGTCGCATCGAGGATCCGGTGTTGCCGCTCGAGCTCTTCCGCAATCGCACTTTCGTCGTCTCGACGATTATCGGCATGCTGGCCATGGGTGCGATGTTCGGTGTGCTTGCTTACCTGCCGACCTATATGCAGATGACCTATGGCTACTCGGCTACCGTGTCTGGCCTGCTGCTCATCCCCATGACGATCGGGATTCTGCTGGCCTCGACGGTGACTGGTCTGCTTACCTCTCGCATCGGTCGGTACCGTATCTTCATCATCATTGGCCCGATTGTCGCGGCGGGTGGCATGGTGCTGATGTCCACCCTCAACGAGAACTCGCCAGTGTGGCGCATTATGGGCGATACCTTCGTCCTCGGTTTGGGCATGGGTATGTTCTTCCAGCTGCTCGTCATGGCGGTGCAGAACGACGTCCGCCCAACCTTGCTTGGAACCGCTACCAGCCACAACAACTTCTTCCGCCAAATTGGTGTGTGCCTGGGTGCCTCTCTTATTGGTGTGGCTTTCACCACCCGCCTGACCAACCGCGTCACCGATCTGTTCACGTCCTTGGCCGCGAGCAAGAACCCCGCGGTCCTCAAGGCGCTGGGGGCCATGAGCTCGCACCATGCTGCGGCCTCGCTGACTCCGGGGGCCGTCAATCAGATGCCCGATTTCATTCGTAACGGCATTATCGAGGCATACGTCAACTCTTTAACCCCGCTGTTTTTGTGGATGGCGCCGATGGTTGCAGCTGCGGGTTTGTTGGCCTTCTTGCTCAAGGATGTGCCGCTGTCCCACCACACCGGTTTGCAGATGCGTGCCGCGTCCGAGGCTGAGATGGAAGGTGCCCAGGAAGTTCCGGCAGTCGAGGGTCGCGAAAACCTGTCAGAAAACGGGCACGGTGACTTTTCTGACGACCTGGCCGGGTCGTCGGCTCGTCGCGCGACAGATGTTACGAAGGCCAAACCCACCCCGCCGAGGCACTCCGCCGGATCGAACCAACCGGGACAGGCCTGA
- a CDS encoding TetR/AcrR family transcriptional regulator: MASPTAIRTQGVIRRAAIELAIEKPVDDVTVDDIAERAGVSRRTVFNHFPSKYDVYLPPLVTYPQEVLDAFATDVETPLATLIRDLLEARWRATNVDFDDLCILMKIGRESSELRMAFKEAVEGQRAALVAASARRTGKSEDSLEVLALVGTVQAMERCAVQSVVARPGGSSAEVADTFDRVVDVWARLSAELSADMSSTKP, translated from the coding sequence GTGGCTTCACCGACAGCAATTCGCACTCAAGGCGTCATTCGTCGTGCTGCCATTGAGCTAGCGATCGAAAAGCCGGTCGACGACGTCACCGTCGATGACATTGCGGAGCGTGCCGGGGTCTCTCGGCGCACCGTCTTCAACCATTTCCCATCCAAATATGACGTCTACTTGCCGCCTCTCGTTACCTATCCGCAAGAGGTCTTGGATGCCTTTGCCACGGATGTCGAGACTCCTCTCGCCACGCTCATTCGTGATCTGCTGGAGGCTCGCTGGCGCGCGACGAACGTCGACTTCGATGATCTTTGCATCCTCATGAAAATCGGACGGGAGAGCTCGGAACTCCGAATGGCCTTCAAGGAGGCCGTCGAAGGACAGCGGGCGGCATTGGTGGCTGCTTCCGCTCGGCGCACGGGCAAGTCTGAAGACTCGTTAGAGGTGCTGGCCCTGGTCGGTACTGTCCAGGCAATGGAACGCTGCGCCGTCCAGTCAGTCGTGGCTCGTCCTGGGGGAAGCTCGGCCGAGGTGGCCGACACCTTCGACCGCGTCGTCGACGTCTGGGCCAGGCTGTCCGCCGAGCTTAGCGCGGACATGTCGTCGACCAAGCCATGA
- the rpmA gene encoding 50S ribosomal protein L27 gives MAHKKGASSSRNGRDSNAQRLGVKRFGGQLVNAGEIIVRQRGTHFHPGDGVGRGGDDTLFALRDGNVEFGTRRGRRVVNVTPVEAPVEA, from the coding sequence ATGGCACATAAGAAAGGCGCGTCTTCCTCGCGCAACGGTCGTGACTCCAACGCCCAGCGTCTCGGCGTGAAGCGTTTCGGCGGTCAGCTTGTCAACGCTGGCGAGATTATTGTTCGTCAGCGCGGCACCCACTTCCACCCTGGTGACGGGGTCGGCCGTGGTGGCGACGATACCCTGTTCGCCCTGCGCGACGGCAACGTCGAGTTTGGTACCCGTCGCGGTCGTAGGGTTGTCAACGTGACCCCTGTGGAGGCTCCAGTCGAGGCCTGA
- the rplU gene encoding 50S ribosomal protein L21, producing the protein MYAIVRSGGRQHKVAVGDVVEIDKVADEAGSSIELTPLLVVDGESVTSDKDALGKVKVTAEVLGETKGPKIRILKYKNKTGYKKRQGHRQKYTQVKVTGIEG; encoded by the coding sequence GTGTACGCGATCGTGCGTAGTGGCGGCCGCCAGCACAAGGTGGCAGTGGGTGACGTCGTCGAGATTGACAAGGTCGCCGACGAAGCGGGCAGCAGCATCGAGCTGACCCCGCTCCTCGTGGTTGATGGCGAGTCCGTCACCTCCGACAAGGACGCGCTCGGGAAGGTCAAGGTCACCGCTGAGGTTCTCGGCGAGACCAAGGGCCCGAAGATCCGCATCCTCAAGTACAAGAACAAGACCGGCTACAAGAAGCGCCAGGGGCACCGTCAGAAGTACACCCAGGTCAAGGTCACCGGAATCGAAGGCTGA